The Psychrosphaera ytuae genome includes a region encoding these proteins:
- a CDS encoding Trm112 family protein gives MAFDKKLLNIIACPICKSPLHYAEQANELICKNDRIAYAIKEDIPVMLEGEARQLTFEEIEQYK, from the coding sequence ATGGCGTTTGACAAAAAATTATTAAATATTATTGCCTGTCCGATCTGTAAATCACCATTGCATTACGCTGAACAAGCAAATGAACTGATTTGTAAAAATGATCGCATTGCCTATGCAATAAAAGAAGATATCCCGGTTATGCTTGAAGGCGAAGCTCGCCAACTTACTTTCGAAGAAATCGAACAGTACAAATAA
- the lpxK gene encoding tetraacyldisaccharide 4'-kinase yields MNTLERAWYQNGPKWKPLWLWFLLPLTVIFATVAFIRRVVFRRGWIKTKQLPVPVIVVGNITVGGTGKTPFTIYLVKLLKSLGFTPGIVSRGYGAKESEAYPFPRYVNEIDDVELTGDEPKLLAMRTQVPVFIDSNRVRAVKSLVEKAGVNIVISDDGLQHYKMDRALEIALVDGDRKFGNGLLLPMGPLREPISRLQTVDFTIINSGFTDGVKSRYNSLVPDYSLRANTLHSFTGDSISIDDELRNVHLVSGIGNPLRFEKTAKKAGLNVVSTLWYPDHHKFVESDFATLQTLDKNTDIVVMTEKDAVKCSSYAQENWYILPIEAVISDSLESLLKERITLLKKQS; encoded by the coding sequence ATGAATACGCTTGAAAGAGCTTGGTATCAAAACGGCCCGAAATGGAAACCACTTTGGTTGTGGTTCCTTTTGCCGTTAACTGTAATTTTTGCGACGGTAGCGTTTATACGTAGAGTGGTTTTTAGACGAGGATGGATTAAAACCAAACAGCTACCAGTACCAGTTATTGTGGTTGGAAATATAACAGTCGGCGGTACAGGAAAAACCCCATTCACAATATACCTAGTTAAGCTTTTAAAAAGCCTTGGATTTACCCCAGGGATTGTCAGTAGGGGCTATGGCGCGAAAGAGAGCGAAGCGTATCCTTTTCCTAGATATGTCAATGAAATAGACGATGTAGAACTGACAGGAGACGAGCCAAAGCTGTTAGCGATGCGGACGCAAGTACCAGTCTTTATAGATTCTAATCGTGTCAGAGCGGTAAAGTCATTGGTAGAGAAAGCTGGAGTAAATATTGTTATTTCTGATGATGGCCTACAGCACTATAAAATGGATCGAGCGTTAGAAATCGCGCTGGTGGATGGTGATAGAAAGTTTGGCAATGGCCTCTTATTGCCAATGGGGCCGTTAAGAGAACCTATTAGTCGTTTGCAGACAGTTGATTTTACGATTATTAATAGTGGTTTCACAGATGGCGTAAAGAGCAGATACAACTCCTTGGTACCGGATTACAGCTTACGTGCTAATACATTACACAGCTTTACGGGTGATTCGATATCAATTGACGATGAATTGCGAAATGTTCATTTAGTATCGGGAATAGGCAACCCGTTGAGGTTTGAAAAGACCGCTAAAAAAGCTGGCTTAAATGTGGTCTCGACCCTTTGGTACCCCGATCACCACAAATTTGTAGAATCAGATTTCGCGACTTTACAGACCTTAGACAAAAACACAGACATTGTCGTAATGACTGAAAAAGACGCGGTTAAATGCAGTTCATATGCACAAGAAAATTGGTACATATTGCCAATAGAAGCGGTAATTTCAGACTCATTAGAGTCACTTTTAAAAGAACGCATTACACTACTGAAAAAACAAAGTTAG
- a CDS encoding DNA internalization-related competence protein ComEC/Rec2: MNKLVGGFLIGLWGFLYSPILLTWSQLGYLCIGTFCTFFALYQARTKINRHIQGVLFLLIGVLIGVVFQNEYSRWQLVVSNINNTTEQYSQASQFQFDARVKNLSIHQKINDKSVKKTDESMQNPVKLIVEIEKINGQSVPWYAPGQLAILYWYPKQHHKTVVKPFQQGTLIHFKSAIKPAPKLANDYGFDEYKFYLQKRIKAKLSTQEITESSKATSKIPWQEDKLSTLYRRLFCESCEFKRPALLFSLLTGDKSFLTKTERQQLRDFGVGHLFAVSGLHIGILYFLGHKILSLLVRTIAGVALLICNGHKRASLGFEHLVSQVGFIGVPMITIVFLGWYVWLIGAPPSAIRAWIAVLLWLLLHVSKINLPPLAILLYVATLSVTLDPWLPLSVAWQLSFWAVAGIITFIEYRHNFVKVNLFNVPEYPESKLFDIYAKIKEGFAQLVLFQVFITIWMLPLVVIHFQVVASMSLVNNLIFTPVVSLIIMPLLVVGVLLDAVQINITESSTFHGLVAVADHLIEALWSLGTGITSEISVFTISSDWGLILFLCIGTSLLISSFITKRIRRSSKINARVSGFKVTRAFYLAVVSIVACFIWIQISKSTNSINIFDVGQGSASLITSGNNRSLIDLGPIYRGGSNATERVLKDNLVGLGVPIINQVLITHYDSDHKGDLAELYDVFPYKNPTPCADFETDEIKMQVLWPRPELRDKTSIWSDYSSERNDLSCVMKFTIKASGIRILFSGDISHRVELQLARAHQAGQINMASEIMLSPHHGSSYSSSLPYIYAIYPKLVIHDAGYANRFGFPTNSVIERYQRYGARQVSTTNYGQIRVDLGAGPNSPVKVTTSLNKWSPFWKKQNPFSFHQQIR, from the coding sequence TTGAACAAACTGGTTGGTGGTTTTTTGATCGGGCTTTGGGGCTTTTTATATAGTCCAATTCTGCTTACATGGAGCCAGCTGGGCTATTTGTGTATCGGCACGTTCTGTACTTTTTTTGCACTTTACCAAGCTAGAACAAAGATCAACAGACACATCCAAGGTGTTTTATTTTTGTTGATTGGGGTATTGATAGGTGTTGTTTTTCAAAATGAATACAGTCGTTGGCAATTGGTTGTTTCTAATATCAATAATACGACGGAACAGTACTCCCAGGCTAGCCAATTTCAATTTGACGCACGGGTCAAAAATTTATCAATCCATCAAAAAATAAATGACAAATCAGTAAAGAAGACTGATGAGTCAATGCAAAATCCAGTGAAACTGATCGTAGAAATCGAAAAGATTAATGGTCAGTCGGTTCCCTGGTATGCGCCTGGTCAATTGGCAATTTTGTATTGGTATCCCAAGCAACATCATAAAACGGTAGTAAAACCTTTTCAGCAAGGGACCTTAATTCATTTTAAGTCAGCGATAAAACCAGCGCCTAAACTGGCCAATGACTATGGGTTTGATGAATATAAGTTTTATTTACAAAAACGAATCAAGGCCAAACTAAGTACCCAAGAAATCACCGAGTCTTCCAAAGCTACCTCAAAAATACCTTGGCAAGAAGACAAGTTAAGCACTTTGTATCGCAGATTATTCTGTGAATCGTGTGAGTTTAAAAGACCTGCGTTGTTATTTAGTTTGTTGACTGGCGACAAATCTTTTCTAACAAAAACAGAAAGACAACAGCTCCGAGACTTTGGTGTGGGTCATTTGTTTGCGGTTTCAGGTTTACACATAGGTATTTTATATTTTCTCGGTCACAAAATATTAAGTTTACTGGTACGCACGATAGCTGGCGTGGCGTTATTAATATGTAATGGTCACAAAAGGGCTAGTTTGGGTTTTGAGCACCTTGTAAGTCAAGTGGGCTTTATTGGCGTACCTATGATCACTATTGTATTTTTAGGATGGTATGTGTGGTTAATTGGCGCACCACCGTCAGCCATTCGAGCATGGATTGCAGTGTTGCTTTGGCTATTGCTGCACGTTAGTAAAATCAATTTACCACCGCTCGCTATTTTACTGTACGTTGCAACTTTGAGTGTCACCTTGGATCCATGGCTACCGCTTTCTGTTGCCTGGCAACTATCGTTTTGGGCTGTAGCTGGCATTATTACTTTTATTGAATATCGTCATAATTTTGTAAAGGTCAACCTGTTCAATGTCCCTGAATATCCAGAGTCCAAGTTATTCGATATCTACGCCAAAATTAAAGAAGGCTTTGCCCAACTGGTTTTATTTCAGGTCTTTATAACCATTTGGATGTTGCCGCTAGTTGTAATCCATTTCCAAGTGGTTGCCAGTATGTCATTGGTTAATAACTTAATTTTTACCCCGGTAGTTTCATTGATAATTATGCCATTGCTGGTTGTCGGGGTATTGCTAGATGCAGTCCAAATCAACATTACGGAATCGTCAACTTTTCACGGACTTGTAGCAGTTGCTGATCATTTAATCGAAGCTCTGTGGTCTCTAGGAACGGGTATTACTAGTGAAATTTCCGTTTTTACAATCTCGAGTGACTGGGGACTTATTTTGTTTCTCTGCATCGGGACCAGTTTACTTATATCAAGTTTTATAACTAAACGTATTAGAAGATCGTCAAAGATTAATGCAAGGGTAAGTGGATTTAAGGTAACTCGGGCGTTTTACTTAGCAGTGGTATCTATTGTTGCATGTTTCATTTGGATTCAAATTTCAAAATCCACAAACTCAATAAACATTTTTGATGTTGGGCAAGGCAGCGCAAGTTTAATCACAAGCGGAAACAATAGGAGTTTGATCGATTTGGGACCGATTTATCGGGGCGGTTCAAATGCAACGGAGCGAGTATTAAAGGACAATCTTGTCGGACTAGGAGTACCAATTATAAATCAAGTTTTAATAACTCATTATGATTCTGATCACAAAGGCGACCTCGCTGAGTTATATGATGTCTTCCCTTACAAAAACCCTACACCTTGCGCTGATTTCGAAACAGATGAGATTAAGATGCAAGTGTTATGGCCACGTCCAGAATTAAGAGACAAGACGTCTATTTGGTCTGATTATTCGAGTGAACGCAACGATTTATCATGTGTTATGAAATTTACCATTAAGGCTTCAGGTATACGGATTTTATTTAGTGGAGATATTAGCCACCGAGTCGAACTACAACTCGCTCGAGCTCACCAAGCAGGGCAAATTAATATGGCGAGCGAGATCATGTTGAGTCCCCATCATGGCAGCAGTTATTCTTCTTCGTTACCTTATATCTATGCGATTTATCCAAAGTTAGTTATTCATGATGCGGGATATGCGAATCGTTTTGGTTTTCCCACCAATTCTGTTATCGAGCGATATCAACGTTATGGAGCTAGACAAGTCTCAACCACAAACTATGGACAAATACGTGTTGATTTAGGTGCGGGTCCTAATAGTCCTGTTAAAGTAACAACGTCTTTAAATAAATGGTCGCCATTTTGGAAAAAACAAAATCCTTTTAGCTTTCATCAACAAATACGGTAG
- the kdsB gene encoding 3-deoxy-manno-octulosonate cytidylyltransferase, whose product MSNSIPFVVVIPARYDSSRLPGKPLADIDGKPMVQWVYERSIASGAQKVIVATDDQRVYDAVEQFGGEVCMTSTDHESGTERLAEVVERYKFDDETIIVNVQGDEPMIPSVNVSQLAKNLAQLPADQAGMATLAESITSLTELNNPNVVKVVKDINGFAIAFSRSVLPYDRDGKNSATSLAFPYLRHIGIYAYRAGFIRRYVQWPASEIEKIESLEQLRVLWQGEAIHVDLAIEPPPAGVDTPEDLEQVRRLVASLKKL is encoded by the coding sequence ATGTCAAACTCGATTCCATTCGTTGTAGTAATTCCGGCGCGTTATGATTCTTCAAGATTACCAGGAAAGCCATTAGCTGATATCGATGGTAAGCCTATGGTTCAGTGGGTTTACGAACGCAGTATCGCTTCAGGCGCGCAAAAGGTCATAGTGGCAACGGATGATCAACGTGTATATGACGCAGTTGAGCAGTTCGGCGGCGAAGTGTGTATGACCTCTACGGATCATGAGTCTGGAACTGAGCGTCTAGCAGAGGTGGTAGAACGTTATAAATTTGATGATGAAACCATTATCGTAAATGTTCAGGGTGATGAGCCTATGATCCCATCAGTGAACGTATCTCAGCTAGCCAAAAACTTAGCACAACTGCCTGCTGACCAAGCCGGGATGGCGACCTTAGCTGAATCAATAACGAGTTTAACAGAGTTAAATAACCCTAATGTTGTAAAAGTAGTTAAGGACATTAATGGCTTTGCGATTGCATTTTCTCGCTCTGTTTTGCCTTATGATAGAGATGGTAAGAACTCAGCGACTTCACTGGCTTTTCCATACCTAAGACACATAGGTATCTACGCATACCGTGCCGGTTTTATCCGTCGATATGTGCAATGGCCAGCATCCGAAATCGAAAAAATAGAAAGCTTAGAGCAATTACGAGTATTGTGGCAGGGCGAAGCTATTCATGTTGATTTAGCGATTGAGCCACCTCCAGCAGGCGTAGATACCCCTGAAGACCTAGAGCAAGTAAGACGTTTAGTGGCAAGTTTGAAGAAGCTGTAA
- the msbA gene encoding lipid A export permease/ATP-binding protein MsbA, with amino-acid sequence MQDNYTSTFKRLRQYIKPYKMGFVLALIGMLGYAGIDVLFINELETFIDEGLTQQNGGVLAAAPIFVVVVFILRGVFNYMATYGLGWVGSNIVMNLRQELYEKLMSLPVSYHDKESNGTLISKITYDTEQIENACSKALMTLVREGAMVLGLLGIMFYHSWQLSIAILVIVPIVAVIVSYVTKRFRVISKKIQNAMGSVTKQSEQMLSGHKVILAFGGQKQESKSFFEGNNHNRQQRMKMVVTKSLSVSVIQIIASFALAAVLYLAAQPQMLETLSPGAFTVILSSMMMLLRPLKLLTTVNSEFQRGLTAAKSVFEVLDETSETNNGTHKKDKVDGHLVFSNVSFKYPNTEKQVISDFNLDIKPGTTVALVGRSGSGKTTISNFVPRYYFTTEGNITLDGVDLNEFELTNLRSHIALVSQNVVLFNDTIANNIAYGSPNASPEDIERAAVLAHVKEFTDNMEAGLQTEVGENGVLLSGGQRQRIAIARAILRNAPILIMDEATSALDTESERAIQEALDHLMENRTSIVIAHRLSTIESADSIIVMDQGRVLEQGTHNELLARGGAYAALHQLQFGEE; translated from the coding sequence TTGCAAGATAATTATACATCGACTTTTAAACGCCTCCGTCAGTATATTAAGCCTTACAAAATGGGGTTTGTTCTCGCTTTAATCGGCATGCTTGGATATGCCGGTATCGATGTTTTGTTTATTAACGAATTGGAAACCTTCATCGATGAAGGTTTGACGCAACAAAATGGCGGTGTCTTAGCGGCAGCTCCAATCTTTGTAGTTGTGGTTTTTATCTTACGTGGCGTTTTCAATTACATGGCTACCTATGGTCTTGGCTGGGTCGGAAGTAACATTGTGATGAACTTGCGCCAAGAGTTATATGAAAAGTTAATGTCTTTGCCTGTGAGCTATCACGACAAAGAGTCAAACGGTACGCTGATTTCTAAAATTACTTACGATACTGAACAAATTGAAAATGCCTGCAGTAAAGCATTGATGACGTTAGTCCGAGAGGGGGCTATGGTTCTTGGTTTGTTAGGCATTATGTTTTACCACAGTTGGCAACTGTCTATCGCTATTTTAGTGATTGTGCCAATCGTCGCGGTTATCGTTAGTTATGTAACTAAGCGTTTTAGAGTCATATCCAAAAAAATTCAAAACGCGATGGGCAGTGTAACCAAGCAATCTGAACAAATGCTTTCTGGTCATAAAGTAATATTGGCGTTTGGTGGTCAAAAACAAGAGTCGAAGTCATTCTTTGAGGGTAATAACCACAACCGTCAGCAACGCATGAAAATGGTCGTTACCAAAAGCTTGAGTGTTTCAGTCATTCAAATAATCGCAAGTTTTGCGCTTGCTGCTGTCTTGTATTTAGCTGCGCAACCACAAATGTTGGAAACCCTTTCTCCTGGTGCTTTTACGGTGATTTTATCATCGATGATGATGCTTTTACGCCCTTTAAAACTATTAACAACGGTAAACAGTGAATTTCAACGTGGTTTAACGGCTGCGAAAAGTGTATTTGAAGTCTTAGATGAGACTTCAGAGACAAACAATGGCACTCACAAAAAAGACAAGGTGGACGGTCACCTGGTATTTTCTAACGTCAGTTTTAAATATCCTAATACTGAAAAACAAGTGATCAGTGATTTTAACTTGGATATCAAACCAGGTACTACAGTCGCACTTGTTGGCCGTTCTGGCAGTGGTAAAACGACTATTAGTAATTTTGTGCCTCGTTATTACTTTACTACAGAGGGCAATATCACTCTAGATGGAGTAGATCTAAACGAATTTGAACTCACTAATTTGCGTTCACACATTGCCTTAGTGTCTCAAAATGTTGTGCTGTTTAACGATACGATTGCAAATAATATTGCTTACGGGTCGCCTAACGCATCGCCAGAGGATATTGAGCGGGCTGCAGTATTGGCACACGTTAAAGAGTTTACTGATAATATGGAAGCGGGCTTACAGACGGAAGTCGGTGAAAATGGTGTGTTGCTCTCGGGTGGTCAACGTCAACGGATCGCGATTGCGCGGGCAATACTACGAAACGCTCCTATTTTAATCATGGATGAAGCAACTAGTGCTCTTGATACTGAGTCAGAACGTGCTATCCAAGAAGCACTAGACCACCTAATGGAAAATCGAACCAGTATTGTGATTGCACATCGCCTTTCTACCATTGAAAGTGCTGATAGTATCATTGTTATGGATCAAGGTCGTGTTCTCGAGCAAGGAACACACAATGAGCTGTTAGCTCGTGGCGGCGCTTATGCAGCTCTTCATCAACTGCAGTTTGGTGAAGAATAG
- a CDS encoding 2-hydroxyacid dehydrogenase: protein MAILVNIPNRNIQKLTERLVLALGQQDVFVWPNVPSPEDVDFALVWKHESGTLKNLPSLKGISSFGAGVDAIFADKELPSVPVARIVDEQLSNSMAVYVTTLINSHKLRLSEYSQQQALALWKPRSNRKGNKVGILGLGELGQQTANMLVSCGFDVTGWSQSIKQLPGVKSVTGLAEFDNLVSTSDYLVCLLPLTPQTKGVLNRTVFTKMKNTAVLINVARGGHVVEDDLISALYDKEIAQAYLDVFDIEPLPEQHPYWRTPNLTITPHISAVTNLDTALEQILVNYKNVKSGKPMINLADRQKGY, encoded by the coding sequence ATGGCAATTTTAGTTAATATTCCCAACCGCAATATCCAAAAATTGACCGAACGTTTAGTGTTGGCACTCGGTCAGCAGGACGTATTTGTTTGGCCAAATGTTCCTTCGCCTGAAGACGTTGATTTTGCGTTAGTTTGGAAACACGAGTCCGGTACATTAAAAAACTTACCTAGCCTAAAAGGGATTTCTTCGTTTGGGGCAGGGGTTGATGCGATATTTGCCGATAAAGAGTTGCCAAGTGTCCCTGTGGCTAGGATTGTCGATGAGCAGCTTTCTAACTCAATGGCAGTTTATGTAACGACATTAATTAATTCCCATAAACTGCGTTTGTCCGAGTATTCACAACAACAAGCTTTGGCACTATGGAAACCGAGATCTAATAGAAAAGGCAACAAAGTTGGTATTTTAGGGTTAGGTGAGTTAGGTCAACAAACTGCAAATATGTTAGTCTCTTGCGGTTTTGACGTGACAGGCTGGAGTCAATCTATAAAACAGCTCCCAGGTGTTAAATCAGTCACTGGCTTAGCGGAGTTTGACAACTTAGTGTCGACCTCTGACTATTTAGTTTGCCTATTACCGCTGACACCACAAACGAAAGGCGTGCTTAACCGTACCGTATTCACCAAAATGAAAAATACGGCGGTTTTGATAAATGTTGCACGAGGTGGGCATGTTGTCGAGGATGATTTGATTAGCGCCTTGTATGACAAAGAAATAGCTCAAGCTTATTTAGATGTTTTCGATATTGAACCACTACCAGAACAACATCCATATTGGCGTACCCCTAATCTAACAATAACCCCACATATTTCTGCTGTCACCAATCTAGATACAGCGTTAGAACAGATTTTGGTTAATTACAAAAACGTCAAAAGTGGTAAGCCTATGATTAACCTAGCGGACAGACAAAAAGGATATTAA
- a CDS encoding TIGR01621 family pseudouridine synthase: MTELINIVLEHPDFLVVDKPANVNFHDEGDLGQGFFNQCMNQYGHTLYPVHRLDKVTSGLVIMAKTLEAAQWFQLAFADKQIIKFYIAVTDQKPKKKQGTIKGDMAKARRGQWKLLKTKVSPAVTRFHTVPLTQPGSRLFLLKPETGKTHQLRVAMKSISAPILGDELYSGSNSDRVYLHATRLVFNYKDQNIDLIRLPNSGQVFLEDQLKIESVVEQLLELNWPS, translated from the coding sequence ATGACTGAATTAATCAATATCGTATTAGAACATCCTGACTTTTTGGTTGTTGATAAACCGGCTAACGTAAACTTTCACGATGAGGGCGACTTAGGCCAGGGTTTTTTCAATCAGTGTATGAACCAATATGGACACACTTTGTATCCAGTACACCGATTGGATAAGGTGACATCAGGTTTAGTAATAATGGCGAAGACTTTAGAAGCTGCTCAGTGGTTTCAATTGGCTTTTGCTGATAAGCAAATCATTAAATTTTATATTGCGGTTACTGATCAAAAGCCCAAGAAGAAACAAGGTACGATTAAAGGCGACATGGCCAAAGCAAGGCGCGGTCAGTGGAAGCTATTAAAAACAAAAGTCAGTCCTGCGGTAACACGTTTTCACACAGTTCCTTTGACACAGCCAGGTTCCCGCTTGTTTTTACTTAAACCAGAGACGGGAAAAACCCATCAGCTGCGCGTCGCAATGAAGAGCATAAGCGCGCCAATACTTGGGGATGAACTCTATAGTGGCTCGAACTCGGACCGTGTTTATTTGCATGCTACAAGGTTGGTTTTTAATTATAAGGACCAAAATATAGACTTAATTCGCCTTCCAAATTCAGGTCAGGTGTTTTTAGAAGATCAGCTAAAAATAGAATCTGTGGTTGAACAATTACTTGAGCTCAATTGGCCAAGTTAA
- the tcdA gene encoding tRNA cyclic N6-threonylcarbamoyladenosine(37) synthase TcdA → MSDFETRFGGIGRLYGQQASAWLKQAHFCVVGIGGVGTWAAEALARSGVGHITLIDLDDICTTNTNRQIHAMQGTVGLAKVDVMADRIRMINPDCHVECIEDFVTENNLFELFGDRTTPKFDMVIDAIDSIKAKVAMIAHCHRNKIPLVVTGGAGGQIDPSQIQFGDLAKTTHDPLLSKVRNQLRRDFNFSKNPKRKFSIDCVFSTEQLRYPQSDGSVCAAKVTAEGTMRLDCNMGFGAATMVTGTFGFFAASKAISKFIDKTQRSINKEQKG, encoded by the coding sequence ATGAGTGATTTTGAAACTAGGTTTGGTGGTATTGGTCGTCTTTACGGTCAGCAAGCTAGTGCCTGGTTAAAACAAGCGCATTTTTGTGTCGTTGGCATTGGTGGTGTAGGTACTTGGGCGGCGGAAGCTCTGGCACGTTCTGGTGTAGGCCATATCACTTTAATAGATCTAGATGATATATGCACGACGAATACAAACCGACAGATACATGCGATGCAGGGGACGGTCGGTCTAGCTAAAGTTGATGTTATGGCGGATCGCATTCGCATGATAAACCCAGATTGTCATGTTGAGTGTATTGAAGATTTTGTAACGGAAAACAATTTGTTTGAGTTATTTGGCGATAGAACTACCCCAAAATTTGATATGGTCATTGACGCCATAGATAGCATAAAAGCCAAAGTAGCTATGATTGCACATTGCCACCGCAATAAAATCCCTTTAGTTGTTACAGGTGGAGCAGGTGGTCAGATAGACCCAAGCCAGATTCAATTTGGCGATCTTGCTAAGACAACACATGACCCTTTATTGTCTAAGGTCAGAAACCAATTACGACGTGATTTTAACTTTAGTAAAAATCCAAAACGCAAGTTTTCAATAGACTGTGTGTTTAGTACTGAGCAATTGCGCTATCCACAATCAGATGGTTCGGTTTGTGCGGCTAAAGTGACAGCAGAAGGTACTATGCGTTTGGATTGTAATATGGGATTTGGTGCTGCAACCATGGTGACTGGCACGTTTGGTTTTTTTGCAGCGTCAAAAGCGATTTCAAAGTTCATCGACAAGACTCAGCGCTCAATAAACAAAGAACAAAAAGGCTAG